The following are from one region of the Streptomyces changanensis genome:
- a CDS encoding NUDIX domain-containing protein, whose amino-acid sequence MRWTNLSETTVYENRWFKVNLADVALPDGRHLDHFLIRLRPVAAATAVNEANEVLLLWRHRFITDSWGWELAAGVVEDGEDVEAAAAREMEEETGWRPGPLRHLLSVEPSNGLTDARHHLYWSEEATYTGEPQDGFESTRREWIPLKLVPDLVARGEIPAANMAAGLLMLHHLRLG is encoded by the coding sequence GTGCGGTGGACCAACTTGAGTGAGACGACCGTGTACGAGAACCGCTGGTTCAAGGTGAACCTGGCCGATGTCGCCCTCCCGGACGGACGGCACCTCGACCACTTCCTCATCCGGTTGAGGCCGGTCGCGGCGGCCACCGCGGTCAACGAGGCCAACGAGGTGCTGCTGCTGTGGCGGCACCGCTTCATCACCGACAGCTGGGGCTGGGAGCTGGCCGCCGGCGTCGTCGAGGACGGGGAGGACGTCGAGGCCGCCGCGGCCCGTGAGATGGAGGAGGAGACCGGCTGGCGCCCCGGTCCGCTGCGGCACCTGCTGAGCGTCGAACCGTCCAACGGGCTCACCGACGCGCGCCACCACCTGTACTGGTCGGAGGAGGCCACGTACACCGGTGAGCCGCAGGACGGGTTCGAGTCCACCCGCCGCGAGTGGATACCGCTCAAGCTCGTCCCCGACCTGGTCGCGCGCGGCGAGATCCCGGCCGCGAACATGGCAGCCGGCCTGCTGATGCTGCACCACCTGCGGCTGGGCTGA